One Acanthopagrus latus isolate v.2019 chromosome 12, fAcaLat1.1, whole genome shotgun sequence genomic region harbors:
- the tor1 gene encoding torsin family 1 isoform X1 translates to MKPRKRHVLLLWMLVCSGMTEAIEPISTSIAVGMAAALTGFLASYQNILYYFHECCRPEWISFNRTALEADLDNKLFGQHIASRIILKAVNGFMSNDNPKKPLVLSLHGWTGTGKNFVSQLIADSIYKEGMDSSFVHVFTSELHFPHSSQLDTYKTQLQQWIKGNVTNCAHSMFIFDEMDKMHPGLIDSIKPYLDYYDKLDGVSYRKAIFIFLSNAGADSIIKTALEFWKTGQQREEIELKDLETALSLAVFNNKKSGLWHTSLIDKNLVDFFVPFLPLEYKHVVQCAMAEMKARGVTPDHNVADQVARDLVYFPKAERVFAVKGCKTIESKLDYYS, encoded by the exons ATGAAGCCGAGGAAGCGAcacgtcctgctgctgtggatgCTCGTCTGCTCCGGCATGACAGAAGCGATCGAACCCATCAGCACCAGCATAGCCGTTGGCATGGCTGCGGCTCTGACGGGCTTCTTAGCCAGCTACCAGAACATCCTCTACTATTTCCACGAGTGCTGTCGACCCGAGTGGATTTCGTTCAACAGGACAG CTCTCGAGGCTGACCTGGACAACAAACTGTTTGGACAGCACATCGCGTCACGCATCATCCTGAAAGCGGTGAACGGATTCATGAGCAACGACAACCCGAAGAAGCCGCTGGTGCTCTCGCTGCATGGATGGACGGGCACAGGGAAGAACTTTGTTAGTCAGCTGATCGCTGACAGCATTTACAAAGAGGGCATGGACAGCAGCTTTGTTCATGTGTTCACGTCTGAACTTCACTTCCCACATTCGAGTCAATTAGATACCTACAAG ACTCAGTTGCAGCAGTGGATAAAAGGCAACGTCACCAACTGCGCACATTCCATGTTCATCTTTGATGAGATGGACAAGATGCACCCCGGCTTGATCGACAGCATAAAGCCGTACCTGGACTACTATGATAAGCTGGATGGAGTTTCTTATCGGAAagccatcttcatcttcctcag CAATGCTGGAGCGGATAGCATCATCAAGACTGCTTTAGAATTCTGGAAAACAGGACAACAACGAGAAGAGATCGAGCTCAAAGACCTGGAAACAGCGCTCTCTTTAGCGGTGttcaacaacaagaaaa GTGGCTTGTGGCACACGAGCTTGATTGACAAGAACCTGGTGGACTTCTTCGTCCCGTTCCTGCCTCTGGAGTACAAACACGTCGTCCAGTGTGCCATGGCCGAGATGAAAGCCAGAGGAGTGACGCCAGACCACAATGTGGCCGACCAGGTGGCCAGAGATCTGGTCTACTTCCCAAAAGCCGAGAGAGTGTTCGCTGTCAAAGGCTGCAAAACGATAGAGAGCAAGTTGGACTACTACAGTTAA
- the tor1 gene encoding torsin family 1 isoform X2, which produces MKAAHLFLFLHVFSTAGVLVNAFDPITTTVVIGVGATLGRTIWNYLHESCDPKWIAFNATALEADLDNKLFGQHIASRIILKAVNGFMSNDNPKKPLVLSLHGWTGTGKNFVSQLIADSIYKEGMDSSFVHVFTSELHFPHSSQLDTYKTQLQQWIKGNVTNCAHSMFIFDEMDKMHPGLIDSIKPYLDYYDKLDGVSYRKAIFIFLSNAGADSIIKTALEFWKTGQQREEIELKDLETALSLAVFNNKKSGLWHTSLIDKNLVDFFVPFLPLEYKHVVQCAMAEMKARGVTPDHNVADQVARDLVYFPKAERVFAVKGCKTIESKLDYYS; this is translated from the exons ATGAAAGCGgcacacttgtttttgtttttacacgtTTTTTCGACAGCCGGCGTGCTGGTGAACGCGTTCGATCCGATCACAACAACAGTAGTGATAGGTGTCGGTGCAACACTCGGGCGGACAATATGGAATTATTTACATGAAAGTTGTGATCCAAAATGGATAGCCTTCAATGCAACAG CTCTCGAGGCTGACCTGGACAACAAACTGTTTGGACAGCACATCGCGTCACGCATCATCCTGAAAGCGGTGAACGGATTCATGAGCAACGACAACCCGAAGAAGCCGCTGGTGCTCTCGCTGCATGGATGGACGGGCACAGGGAAGAACTTTGTTAGTCAGCTGATCGCTGACAGCATTTACAAAGAGGGCATGGACAGCAGCTTTGTTCATGTGTTCACGTCTGAACTTCACTTCCCACATTCGAGTCAATTAGATACCTACAAG ACTCAGTTGCAGCAGTGGATAAAAGGCAACGTCACCAACTGCGCACATTCCATGTTCATCTTTGATGAGATGGACAAGATGCACCCCGGCTTGATCGACAGCATAAAGCCGTACCTGGACTACTATGATAAGCTGGATGGAGTTTCTTATCGGAAagccatcttcatcttcctcag CAATGCTGGAGCGGATAGCATCATCAAGACTGCTTTAGAATTCTGGAAAACAGGACAACAACGAGAAGAGATCGAGCTCAAAGACCTGGAAACAGCGCTCTCTTTAGCGGTGttcaacaacaagaaaa GTGGCTTGTGGCACACGAGCTTGATTGACAAGAACCTGGTGGACTTCTTCGTCCCGTTCCTGCCTCTGGAGTACAAACACGTCGTCCAGTGTGCCATGGCCGAGATGAAAGCCAGAGGAGTGACGCCAGACCACAATGTGGCCGACCAGGTGGCCAGAGATCTGGTCTACTTCCCAAAAGCCGAGAGAGTGTTCGCTGTCAAAGGCTGCAAAACGATAGAGAGCAAGTTGGACTACTACAGTTAA
- the tor1 gene encoding torsin family 1 isoform X3 → MARLDSSKPKLNQEALEADLDNKLFGQHIASRIILKAVNGFMSNDNPKKPLVLSLHGWTGTGKNFVSQLIADSIYKEGMDSSFVHVFTSELHFPHSSQLDTYKTQLQQWIKGNVTNCAHSMFIFDEMDKMHPGLIDSIKPYLDYYDKLDGVSYRKAIFIFLSNAGADSIIKTALEFWKTGQQREEIELKDLETALSLAVFNNKKSGLWHTSLIDKNLVDFFVPFLPLEYKHVVQCAMAEMKARGVTPDHNVADQVARDLVYFPKAERVFAVKGCKTIESKLDYYS, encoded by the exons ATGGCACGACTCGACTCGTCAAAACCGAAACTTAACCAGGAGG CTCTCGAGGCTGACCTGGACAACAAACTGTTTGGACAGCACATCGCGTCACGCATCATCCTGAAAGCGGTGAACGGATTCATGAGCAACGACAACCCGAAGAAGCCGCTGGTGCTCTCGCTGCATGGATGGACGGGCACAGGGAAGAACTTTGTTAGTCAGCTGATCGCTGACAGCATTTACAAAGAGGGCATGGACAGCAGCTTTGTTCATGTGTTCACGTCTGAACTTCACTTCCCACATTCGAGTCAATTAGATACCTACAAG ACTCAGTTGCAGCAGTGGATAAAAGGCAACGTCACCAACTGCGCACATTCCATGTTCATCTTTGATGAGATGGACAAGATGCACCCCGGCTTGATCGACAGCATAAAGCCGTACCTGGACTACTATGATAAGCTGGATGGAGTTTCTTATCGGAAagccatcttcatcttcctcag CAATGCTGGAGCGGATAGCATCATCAAGACTGCTTTAGAATTCTGGAAAACAGGACAACAACGAGAAGAGATCGAGCTCAAAGACCTGGAAACAGCGCTCTCTTTAGCGGTGttcaacaacaagaaaa GTGGCTTGTGGCACACGAGCTTGATTGACAAGAACCTGGTGGACTTCTTCGTCCCGTTCCTGCCTCTGGAGTACAAACACGTCGTCCAGTGTGCCATGGCCGAGATGAAAGCCAGAGGAGTGACGCCAGACCACAATGTGGCCGACCAGGTGGCCAGAGATCTGGTCTACTTCCCAAAAGCCGAGAGAGTGTTCGCTGTCAAAGGCTGCAAAACGATAGAGAGCAAGTTGGACTACTACAGTTAA
- the LOC119030168 gene encoding torsin-1A-like, whose protein sequence is MKAVRIYLLFHVIMTTSVLVNTVNPFEGMFGFFQKFWKKVYNPQESCDSTWISFKAEGLKNDLENKLFGQHIAADVILNTVTGFMNNNNPQKPLVLSLHGRTGTGKNFAARLITENIYSQGMDSKFVHIFTADHHFRYLSEIETYKAQLHQQIKHNVTNCARSMFIFDEMEKMDPGLIDTIQPYLEHYNKLDGVSYRKAIFIFLSNAGGASITQKTLDFWKEGRDQKEIKLWDLELNLSVSAFNENSGLKHSSLINKHLVDFFIPFLPLEYSHVVQCVLAEMKAQGLQPDHNVAKKVAKELVYIPKTERIFSAQGCKTIASRLYYI, encoded by the exons ATGAAAGCAGTGCGAATATATTTGCTGTTTCACGTTATCATGACAACCAGTGTCCTCGTGAACACCGTTAATCCATTCGAAGGAATGTTTGGCTTTTTCCAGAAGTTCTGGAAGAAAGTGTACAATCCACAGGAAAGCTGTGATTCAACATGGATATCCTTCAAAGCAGAAG GTCTTAAGAATGacctggaaaacaaactgtttggtCAACACATTGCGGCAGACGTCATCCTGAACACTGTGACTGGAttcatgaacaacaacaacccacAGAAGcctctggttctgtctctgCACGGACGGACCGGCACAGGGAAGAACTTTGCTGCTAGACTGATCACTGAAAACATCTACTCACAGGGAATGGACAGCAAATTTGTCCATATTTTCACAGCTGATCATCACTTCCGATATTTAAGTGAGATTGAGACCTACAAG GCTCAGTTACATCAGCAGATCAAACACAATGTCACCAACTGTGCACGCTCCATGTTCATCTTTGATGAGATGGAAAAGATGGATCCCGGCTTGATTGACACCATTCAGCCGTACCTGGAGCACTACAACAAACTGGATGGAGTTTCTTATCGGAAagccatcttcatcttcctcag CAATGCTGGGGGGGCAAGTATCACACAGAAAACTTTAGATTTCTGGAAAGAAGGAAGAGATCAAAAAGAGATCAAGCTTTGGGACCTGGAACTAAATCTCTCAGTATCAGCATTTAATGAAAATA GTGGCTTGAAGCATTCAAGTTTGATTAACAAGCATCTGGTGGACTTTTTCATCCCATTTCTGCCTCTGGAGTACAGTCACGTCGTCCAGTGTGTCTTGGCTGAGATGAAGGCCCAAGGACTTCAGCCAGACCACAATGTGGCAAAGAAGGTGGCCAAAGAATTAGTGTATATCCCCAAAACTGAGAGAATCTTCTCCGCACAAGGCTGCAAGACGATAGCAAGCAGGTTATACTACATATAA